One Streptococcus sp. S1 DNA window includes the following coding sequences:
- a CDS encoding helix-hairpin-helix domain-containing protein: MEDIIEKIKEYKLFLALTAIGLLLGGYFLFHRPQSSASTIPDFYQSSSSTSSKEKVQTTSSKEEKTTTSVSDAPEIITVDVKGAVKQPGVYELRSDSRVHDAIHKAGGMTADANSQSVNLAQKLSDEAVIYVAKEGEDVPALGSSESPATSSAPAEKTGKVNLNRATETELQTVSGIGQKRAQDIIAYREANGPFRSVDDLKNVSGIGEKTLEKLKDAFTVD; this comes from the coding sequence ATGGAGGATATCATCGAAAAAATCAAAGAATATAAGCTCTTTTTAGCTCTTACTGCTATCGGACTCTTACTTGGAGGGTATTTTCTTTTTCATCGACCCCAGTCAAGTGCATCCACCATACCGGATTTTTATCAGTCTTCTAGTTCAACTTCGAGCAAAGAAAAGGTGCAGACCACTAGTTCCAAAGAAGAAAAGACGACTACTTCTGTGTCTGATGCACCCGAGATCATTACGGTCGATGTCAAAGGAGCCGTCAAACAACCAGGTGTCTATGAGTTGCGCTCAGATAGCAGAGTCCACGATGCCATTCATAAGGCGGGTGGGATGACAGCAGATGCCAATAGCCAATCAGTCAACTTGGCGCAAAAACTCTCCGATGAAGCAGTGATCTATGTTGCTAAAGAAGGAGAGGATGTTCCAGCACTTGGAAGTTCAGAAAGTCCTGCAACTTCGTCAGCGCCAGCAGAAAAAACAGGCAAGGTTAATTTAAATCGAGCGACAGAGACAGAGCTCCAGACCGTATCGGGCATTGGCCAGAAACGTGCCCAGGACATTATCGCCTATCGCGAGGCAAATGGTCCTTTTCGATCAGTGGATGATCTGAAGAATGTTTCAGGAATCGGAGAGAAAACACTGGAGAAACTAAAAGATGCTTTCACGGTGGATTAA
- a CDS encoding lysophospholipid acyltransferase family protein produces the protein MFYTYLRGLVAFILWVLNGNAHYHHKDNIPDREENYILVSPHRTWWDPVYMAFATKPKQFIFMAKKELFTNRIFGWWIRMCGAFPIDRENPGAEAIKYPVNMLKKSNRSLIMFPSGSRHSQDVKGGVAIIAKMAKVRIMPVTYTGPRDLKGLATGERIDMNFGHPIDISDIKKMNDEGVAEVARRIQEEFDRLDAEAQAINTPTKPFILIRLLKILLIPLVLVMGILTLLFSYLASFVWDPDKHRKNK, from the coding sequence ATGTTTTATACCTATTTACGTGGCCTTGTTGCCTTTATTCTGTGGGTTTTAAATGGGAATGCCCATTACCATCATAAGGACAATATTCCAGATCGAGAAGAGAACTACATCTTGGTATCCCCTCACCGGACTTGGTGGGATCCTGTCTATATGGCCTTTGCGACCAAGCCAAAGCAGTTTATCTTTATGGCTAAAAAAGAACTCTTCACCAATCGTATTTTTGGCTGGTGGATTCGTATGTGTGGGGCTTTTCCGATCGACCGTGAAAATCCAGGAGCAGAAGCCATTAAGTATCCTGTCAATATGTTGAAAAAGAGCAACCGTTCTTTGATTATGTTCCCAAGTGGAAGCCGTCATTCTCAAGACGTCAAAGGTGGTGTTGCCATCATTGCCAAAATGGCGAAGGTTCGAATCATGCCAGTGACTTATACTGGTCCAAGAGACTTGAAAGGGTTGGCAACGGGTGAACGCATTGATATGAACTTTGGACATCCCATTGATATCTCGGATATTAAAAAGATGAATGACGAAGGAGTGGCAGAAGTTGCCCGCCGTATCCAAGAGGAGTTTGACCGCTTGGATGCGGAAGCACAAGCGATCAACACCCCAACAAAACCTTTTATCTTGATTCGTTTGTTAAAAATCCTTTTGATTCCCCTTGTCTTAGTCATGGGCATCTTGACCTTGCTCTTTAGTTACCTAGCAAGCTTTGTATGGGATCCAGACAAACATCGGAAAAATAAGTAA
- a CDS encoding cation-translocating P-type ATPase encodes METIDLKGLSLSEVRKKMDRGQTNDFTTNTSTSTWQIIKRNVFTLFNTLNFVIAVALAAVQAWSNMIFFAVICFNAITGIMTEMRAKRMIDKLNLMSRELVTVIRDGEKDAIPPEKLVLGDLMLLSSGEQIPSDAEVMSGIAEANEAMLTGESDLVLKEVGDELLSGSYIASGQVYARVKRVGANNYANKLMMEAKTLKPINSRILYNLAKISSFTGKIIIPFGLALFFEALLIKMLPIKDSVVNSSTALLGMLPKGIALLTVTSLLTAVIKLGMRKVLVQEMYSVETLARVDTLCLDKTGTITQGKMTVESLHSLSDHFSEETIKVILSAYMQNSEDTNPTAQAIRKAYGELEHAYTAENIIPFSSDRKWGAMHLSNLGTVFLGAPEMLLQENPAAVVEAQARGSRVLVLAHSSELISMQELNLPENLEGIAVIEITDPIREGASDTLEYLRSQGVDLKIISGDNPVTVSYIAQQAGFENYENYIDCSKISDDQLVDQAEETAIFGRVSPHQKKLLIQTLKAAGRTTAMTGDGVNDILALREADCSIVMAEGDPATRQIANIVLLNSDFNDVPEILFEGRRVVNNIGRIAPIFFIKTIYSFLLAIICIASALFFNVNYLLIFPFIPIQITLIDQFVEGFPPFVLTFERNIKPVEKHFLRRSLLLALPSALMVVFSVLFIRLWGASHGWSAADMSTVSYYLLGSIGFLSVIRACLPLNIWRALLILFSVVGFYASAIVLKNLIEISLLTATTFPVYLALMAIFTGVFILTTILQKYEFD; translated from the coding sequence ATGGAAACTATTGATTTAAAGGGCTTGTCCCTCAGTGAAGTCCGCAAGAAAATGGATCGCGGACAAACCAATGATTTTACAACGAATACAAGTACCAGCACCTGGCAAATTATCAAGCGCAACGTCTTCACCTTGTTTAATACCTTAAACTTTGTGATTGCTGTGGCTTTAGCTGCTGTACAGGCTTGGAGCAATATGATCTTTTTCGCAGTCATTTGCTTCAATGCCATTACAGGGATCATGACCGAGATGCGCGCTAAGCGGATGATTGATAAACTTAACCTCATGAGTCGTGAGCTAGTGACTGTCATTCGAGACGGGGAAAAAGATGCGATTCCACCAGAAAAGCTTGTTCTGGGTGATCTAATGCTCTTATCTTCGGGTGAGCAGATCCCTAGTGATGCCGAAGTCATGTCCGGTATCGCAGAAGCCAATGAGGCTATGCTGACTGGTGAGAGTGACCTTGTCTTAAAAGAAGTTGGCGATGAACTGCTTTCTGGTAGTTATATTGCCAGTGGTCAAGTCTATGCCCGTGTCAAGCGAGTTGGAGCAAACAACTATGCCAACAAACTGATGATGGAAGCCAAGACCTTGAAGCCTATCAATTCGCGTATTCTTTATAACTTAGCGAAAATTTCGAGCTTCACTGGTAAAATTATCATCCCATTTGGCCTTGCCCTCTTCTTTGAAGCACTGTTGATCAAGATGCTACCGATCAAGGATTCTGTCGTGAATTCTTCAACAGCTCTCTTGGGAATGTTGCCAAAGGGAATCGCTTTACTGACAGTTACGTCTCTTTTGACAGCGGTGATTAAGCTCGGTATGCGCAAGGTTCTTGTCCAAGAAATGTACTCAGTAGAAACCCTGGCGCGTGTGGATACCTTGTGTCTTGATAAGACCGGCACCATCACTCAAGGGAAGATGACAGTTGAATCTCTCCATAGCTTATCTGATCATTTTTCTGAGGAAACCATCAAAGTTATTCTTTCAGCTTACATGCAAAATAGCGAGGACACCAATCCTACTGCTCAAGCTATTCGCAAGGCTTATGGGGAGTTGGAGCATGCTTATACTGCGGAAAACATTATTCCTTTCTCAAGTGATCGGAAATGGGGAGCCATGCACCTATCCAACCTTGGAACCGTCTTTCTCGGTGCTCCTGAAATGCTCCTTCAAGAAAATCCAGCTGCTGTCGTCGAAGCACAAGCTCGTGGATCACGCGTGCTCGTCTTGGCTCATAGTTCAGAACTGATCAGCATGCAGGAATTGAATCTGCCTGAAAATCTTGAAGGGATTGCGGTTATTGAGATTACAGACCCCATTCGTGAAGGGGCTTCAGATACTCTTGAGTATTTGCGCTCTCAAGGAGTGGATCTCAAAATCATCTCTGGTGACAACCCTGTGACGGTCTCTTATATCGCTCAACAAGCTGGCTTCGAAAATTATGAGAACTACATCGATTGTTCAAAAATTTCTGATGATCAATTAGTGGATCAAGCAGAAGAAACAGCTATCTTTGGGCGCGTGTCCCCTCACCAGAAAAAACTGCTTATCCAAACCTTGAAAGCAGCTGGTCGGACGACTGCTATGACAGGAGATGGGGTCAATGATATTCTTGCTCTTCGCGAAGCAGACTGCTCCATCGTGATGGCTGAAGGAGATCCCGCAACCCGTCAAATTGCCAATATTGTTCTTTTGAACTCTGACTTTAATGACGTTCCAGAAATTCTTTTTGAAGGCCGTCGTGTGGTGAATAACATTGGACGAATCGCTCCAATCTTCTTTATCAAAACGATCTATTCCTTCCTCTTGGCTATCATCTGTATCGCCAGTGCTCTCTTCTTTAACGTCAACTATTTGCTGATTTTCCCTTTCATTCCTATTCAAATCACCCTGATCGACCAATTCGTCGAAGGATTCCCACCATTTGTATTGACCTTTGAACGCAATATCAAACCGGTTGAAAAACACTTCTTGAGACGTTCCCTTCTGTTAGCCTTACCAAGCGCCTTGATGGTCGTCTTTAGTGTCTTGTTTATTCGCCTTTGGGGAGCAAGCCATGGTTGGTCTGCAGCCGATATGTCTACTGTATCCTACTACTTACTTGGATCCATCGGTTTCCTATCCGTTATCCGTGCTTGCCTGCCACTAAATATCTGGCGGGCCCTCCTCATTCTCTTCTCTGTAGTAGGATTCTACGCATCTGCGATCGTGTTGAAAAACTTGATCGAGATTTCCCTCCTTACAGCCACTACTTTCCCAGTTTATCTGGCATTGATGGCCATCTTTACAGGAGTCTTTATCCTCACTACAATTCTCCAAAAATATGAATTTGATTAA
- a CDS encoding tRNA1(Val) (adenine(37)-N6)-methyltransferase → MTDIELKDGERVNQLFSSDVKIIQNREVFSYSVDSVLLSRFPKLPKRGLIVDLCAGNGAVGLFASTRTEAQIIGVEIQERLADMATRSIALNGLNQQMSMITDDLKHLPQHIKGSKVDIILCNPPYFKVDEHSNLNESEHYLLARHEITTNLDEICHVAQRVLKSNGRFAMVHRPDRFLDIIETMKRYNLAPKRIQFVYPKVTKEANMLLIEAIKDGSLDGLKILPPLFIHNEDGSYTDEIHEIYYGN, encoded by the coding sequence ATGACAGATATCGAATTAAAAGACGGCGAGCGCGTCAATCAACTTTTTTCAAGTGATGTGAAAATTATACAAAATCGGGAAGTCTTTAGTTACTCCGTGGATAGCGTCCTGCTCTCGCGCTTTCCAAAATTGCCCAAGCGGGGCTTGATCGTAGATCTCTGCGCTGGAAATGGGGCTGTGGGACTCTTTGCAAGCACTCGGACAGAGGCCCAGATCATTGGTGTCGAAATTCAGGAACGTCTAGCGGATATGGCTACCCGCTCCATTGCTCTCAATGGCTTGAACCAGCAAATGTCCATGATCACCGATGACCTCAAGCATTTGCCTCAACACATCAAGGGGAGTAAGGTGGATATCATCCTCTGCAATCCTCCTTATTTCAAGGTAGATGAACATTCCAATCTCAATGAGAGTGAACACTACCTCTTAGCTCGGCATGAAATTACGACCAACTTAGATGAGATTTGCCATGTGGCCCAGCGGGTTCTCAAATCAAATGGCCGCTTTGCGATGGTCCATCGTCCAGATCGCTTTTTAGATATCATTGAAACCATGAAGCGTTACAATCTTGCACCTAAGCGGATCCAGTTTGTCTATCCCAAAGTGACCAAAGAGGCGAATATGTTGTTGATTGAGGCGATCAAGGATGGCTCACTGGATGGTTTAAAAATTCTGCCTCCCCTCTTTATTCACAATGAAGACGGCAGCTATACAGACGAGATTCATGAGATCTACTATGGAAACTAA
- a CDS encoding GIY-YIG nuclease family protein: METKAYMYVLECADGSLYTGYTTDVEKRLKTHNAGKGAKYTRARLPVKLLYQESYPDKPSAMSAEALFKKKSRQAKLNYIKKNRRTP, encoded by the coding sequence ATGGAAACTAAGGCTTACATGTATGTCCTAGAGTGTGCGGATGGCTCCCTCTACACTGGCTACACCACGGATGTCGAAAAACGCCTAAAGACTCACAATGCTGGAAAAGGCGCCAAATACACACGGGCTCGCCTCCCCGTTAAACTTCTTTATCAAGAATCCTATCCAGATAAACCCTCTGCTATGTCTGCCGAGGCTCTCTTTAAAAAGAAATCCCGCCAAGCAAAGCTAAACTATATCAAAAAGAACCGTCGGACTCCATAG